A region from the Enterobacter roggenkampii genome encodes:
- a CDS encoding YfcL family protein gives MIAEFESRILALIDDMVEHASDDELFASGYLRGHLTLAVAELEAGDDHSAEAVHEEVTRSLEKAIQAGELSPRDQSLVLGMWDNLFQQAKR, from the coding sequence ATGATCGCAGAATTTGAATCACGCATTCTGGCGTTAATTGATGACATGGTGGAACACGCCAGCGATGATGAGCTGTTCGCCAGCGGTTATCTGCGTGGTCACCTGACGCTCGCGGTAGCCGAGCTGGAAGCAGGTGACGATCACTCTGCCGAGGCTGTTCATGAGGAAGTGACCCGCAGTCTGGAGAAAGCCATTCAGGCCGGGGAGCTCTCTCCGCGCGACCAGTCACTGGTGCTGGGCATGTGGGACAACCTGTTCCAGCAGGCTAAACGCTAA
- the fabB gene encoding beta-ketoacyl-ACP synthase I: MKRAVITGLGIVSSIGNNQQEVLASLREGRSGITFSEEFKDSGMRSHVWGNVKLDTTGLIDRKVVRFMNDASIYAYLSMQEAIKDSGLSEEVYQNNPRVGLIAGSGGSSKAQVFGADAMRSPRGLKAVGPYVVTKAMGSAVSACLATPFKIHGVNYSISSACATSAHCIGNAVEQIQLGKQDIVFAGGGEELGWEMACEFDAMGALSTKYNETPDKASRTYDAHRDGFVIAGGGGMVVVEELEHALARGAHIYAEIVGYGATSDGADMVAPSGEGAVRCMKMAMHGVDTPIDYLNSHGTSTPVGDVKELGAIREVFGDNSPAISATKAMTGHSLGAAGVQEAIYSLLMLENGFIAPSINIEEMDEQAAGLNIVTKPTDATLTTVMSNSFGFGGTNATLVMRKLKA; encoded by the coding sequence ATGAAACGTGCAGTGATTACTGGCCTGGGCATTGTTTCCAGCATCGGTAATAACCAGCAGGAAGTCCTGGCATCTCTGCGTGAAGGACGCTCCGGGATCACTTTCTCTGAAGAGTTTAAAGATTCAGGTATGCGTAGCCACGTATGGGGTAACGTCAAACTGGACACCACCGGTTTGATCGACCGCAAAGTGGTTCGTTTCATGAACGATGCCTCTATTTATGCTTATCTCTCCATGCAGGAAGCGATCAAAGATTCTGGCCTGAGTGAAGAGGTTTATCAGAACAACCCGCGCGTGGGTCTGATCGCCGGTTCCGGCGGCTCATCTAAAGCGCAGGTATTCGGTGCTGACGCAATGCGTAGCCCGCGTGGTCTGAAAGCGGTAGGTCCGTACGTGGTTACTAAAGCCATGGGTTCTGCGGTTTCCGCGTGTCTGGCGACCCCGTTCAAAATCCACGGTGTGAACTACTCCATCAGCTCCGCGTGTGCGACCTCCGCACACTGTATCGGTAACGCTGTTGAGCAGATCCAGCTGGGTAAACAGGACATCGTATTTGCTGGCGGCGGCGAAGAGCTGGGCTGGGAAATGGCCTGTGAATTCGACGCGATGGGCGCACTGTCCACCAAGTACAATGAGACCCCGGACAAAGCTTCCCGTACCTATGATGCGCACCGTGACGGTTTCGTTATCGCGGGCGGCGGCGGTATGGTTGTGGTTGAAGAGCTGGAGCACGCTCTGGCACGTGGCGCGCACATCTATGCTGAGATCGTGGGCTACGGCGCAACGTCTGACGGCGCCGACATGGTTGCGCCATCCGGCGAAGGCGCGGTGCGCTGCATGAAGATGGCGATGCACGGCGTTGATACCCCAATCGACTACCTGAACTCCCACGGTACCTCTACGCCGGTAGGTGACGTGAAAGAGCTGGGTGCGATCCGCGAAGTGTTCGGCGACAACAGCCCGGCTATCTCTGCCACCAAAGCCATGACCGGTCACTCTCTGGGTGCGGCTGGCGTACAGGAAGCGATCTACTCTCTGCTGATGCTGGAAAACGGCTTTATCGCGCCAAGCATCAACATCGAAGAGATGGACGAGCAGGCTGCTGGCCTGAACATCGTGACCAAACCAACGGACGCGACGCTGACTACCGTCATGTCCAACAGCTTCGGTTTCGGCGGCACCAACGCCACGCTGGTCATGCGTAAGCTGAAAGCATAA
- the mepA gene encoding penicillin-insensitive murein endopeptidase yields MKKTAIALLALLASGASLAATPWQKITHPVAGSAQSIGAFSNGCIVGAQELPLQSDTYQVMRTDQRRYFGHPDLVLFIQRLGNQVHNLGLGTMLIGDMGMPAGGRFNGGHASHQTGLDVDIFLQLPKARWSSAQLLKPQALDLVSSDGKRVVPSLWTPDIFSLIKLAAKDNDVTRIFVNPAIKQQLCLDEGTDRDWLRKVRPWFQHRAHMHVRLRCPANSLECEDQPLPPPGDGCGAELQSWFEPAKPGTSKPEKKTPPPLPPSCQALLDEHVL; encoded by the coding sequence ATGAAAAAAACCGCAATTGCTCTGCTGGCGCTGCTTGCCAGTGGAGCCAGTCTGGCCGCTACGCCGTGGCAAAAAATCACCCATCCGGTGGCGGGGAGCGCGCAGTCCATCGGCGCCTTTTCCAACGGCTGTATCGTGGGTGCTCAGGAACTTCCGCTGCAATCGGATACCTATCAGGTGATGCGTACCGACCAGCGTCGTTACTTCGGCCACCCGGATCTGGTGCTGTTCATCCAGCGGCTGGGAAACCAGGTGCATAATCTGGGGCTGGGCACGATGCTGATCGGCGATATGGGGATGCCTGCGGGCGGGCGTTTTAACGGTGGACACGCCAGTCACCAGACCGGACTGGATGTCGATATCTTCCTGCAGCTGCCTAAAGCGCGCTGGAGTTCAGCCCAGTTGCTGAAACCGCAGGCGCTGGATCTGGTGTCGAGCGACGGTAAGCGCGTTGTGCCTTCACTGTGGACGCCGGATATCTTCAGCCTGATTAAGCTGGCGGCAAAAGATAACGACGTTACGCGGATCTTCGTCAACCCGGCTATCAAGCAACAGCTCTGCCTCGATGAGGGAACCGATCGCGACTGGCTGCGCAAAGTGCGCCCGTGGTTCCAGCATCGTGCGCACATGCACGTTCGTCTGCGCTGCCCGGCGAATAGCCTGGAATGCGAAGATCAGCCGCTACCGCCGCCAGGCGATGGCTGTGGTGCGGAACTGCAAAGCTGGTTTGAACCGGCAAAACCTGGAACCTCTAAGCCTGAGAAGAAGACACCGCCTCCGTTGCCGCCTTCCTGCCAGGCGCTACTGGATGAGCATGTACTTTAA
- a CDS encoding sulfite exporter TauE/SafE family protein: MDNFVDLFMVSPLLLVVLFFVAMLAGFIDALAGGGGLLTVPALLAAGMSPAQALATNKLQACGGSLSASLYFIRRKVVSLADQKLNILMTFIGSTSGALLVQHVQSDILRQILPVLVICIGLYFLLMPKLGEEDRQRRLHGLPFALIAGGCVGFYDGFFGPGAGSFYALAFVTLAGFNLAKSTAHAKVLNATSNVGGLLLFIIGGKVIWATGFVMMAGQFLGARAGSRLVLSKGQKLIRPMIVIVSAVMSAKLLYDSHGQEILTWLGMH, translated from the coding sequence ATGGATAATTTCGTCGATCTGTTTATGGTGTCACCGCTGCTGCTGGTGGTGCTGTTCTTTGTGGCTATGCTGGCCGGTTTTATTGATGCCCTTGCGGGCGGCGGCGGGCTATTAACCGTACCCGCGCTGCTGGCGGCGGGCATGAGCCCGGCGCAGGCGCTTGCCACCAACAAGCTGCAGGCCTGCGGCGGCTCGCTTTCGGCGTCGCTCTATTTTATCCGCCGCAAGGTGGTGAGCCTGGCCGATCAAAAGCTCAATATCCTGATGACCTTTATCGGTTCCACGTCGGGCGCGCTGCTGGTGCAGCACGTGCAGTCGGATATTTTGCGCCAGATCCTGCCGGTTCTGGTTATCTGCATCGGTCTTTACTTCCTGCTGATGCCAAAACTCGGCGAGGAAGACCGTCAGCGTCGTCTGCACGGCCTGCCGTTTGCGCTGATTGCCGGGGGCTGCGTCGGTTTTTACGACGGTTTCTTCGGCCCGGGGGCAGGCTCGTTTTATGCGCTGGCGTTTGTGACGCTGGCCGGGTTTAACCTCGCCAAGTCGACCGCCCATGCCAAAGTGCTCAACGCGACCTCGAACGTCGGCGGCCTGCTGCTGTTTATCATTGGCGGCAAGGTTATCTGGGCAACCGGGTTTGTGATGATGGCAGGGCAGTTCCTGGGCGCGCGCGCAGGCTCGCGCCTGGTATTAAGCAAAGGGCAAAAGCTGATCCGTCCGATGATCGTTATCGTCTCGGCCGTGATGAGCGCCAAACTTCTTTATGACAGCCATGGACAGGAGATCCTCACCTGGTTGGGGATGCACTAA
- a CDS encoding elongation factor P hydroxylase, translating into MNSTHKYEQLIEIFDGCFADDFNTRLIKGDDEPIYLPADDEVPYNRIVFAHGFYASGLHEISHWCIAGKARRELVDFGYWYCPDGRDAATQGQFEDVEVKPQALEWLFCVAAGFPFNVSCDNLEGDFEPDRIVFQRRVHAQVMEYLEKGIPARPARLIEALQNYYHTPAIAAESFPWPEDL; encoded by the coding sequence ATGAACAGTACGCATAAATATGAACAGCTGATTGAGATCTTTGACGGCTGTTTTGCTGACGATTTTAATACCCGTCTGATTAAAGGCGACGACGAACCGATCTATCTTCCTGCTGATGACGAGGTTCCGTATAACCGCATCGTCTTTGCGCACGGCTTTTACGCCAGCGGTTTGCACGAAATTTCGCACTGGTGCATCGCCGGAAAAGCGCGTCGCGAACTGGTGGACTTCGGTTACTGGTATTGCCCGGACGGGCGAGACGCCGCGACGCAGGGGCAGTTTGAGGATGTGGAAGTGAAGCCGCAGGCGCTGGAATGGCTGTTCTGCGTGGCGGCGGGTTTCCCGTTCAACGTCAGCTGCGACAACCTCGAAGGCGACTTCGAGCCAGACCGTATTGTCTTCCAGCGCCGCGTGCATGCGCAGGTGATGGAATACCTTGAGAAAGGCATCCCGGCACGTCCGGCGCGCCTGATCGAGGCCTTACAGAATTATTACCACACGCCGGCGATTGCGGCGGAAAGCTTCCCTTGGCCGGAAGATCTTTAA
- the aroC gene encoding chorismate synthase: MAGNSIGQVFRVTTFGESHGLALGCIVDGVPPGIELTEADLQHDLDRRRPGTSRYTTQRREPDQVKILSGVFEGRTTGTSIGLLIENTDQRSQDYGAIKDVFRPGHADYTYEQKYGFRDYRGGGRSSARETAMRVAAGAIAKKYLQQKFGIVIRGCLTQMGDIPLAIKDWDQVEQNPFFCADADKLDALDELMRGLKKEGDSIGAKVTVVADGVPPGWGEPVFDRLDADIAHALMSINAVKGVEIGDGFDVVSLRGSQNRDEITKAGFQSNHAGGILGGISSGQQIIANIALKPTSSITVPGHTINRDGEEVEMITKGRHDPCVGIRAVPIAEAMLAIVLMDHFLRQRAQNADVTTTIPRW, from the coding sequence ATGGCAGGAAACAGTATTGGACAGGTATTCCGCGTGACCACCTTTGGCGAGTCGCACGGGCTGGCGCTGGGCTGTATCGTTGATGGCGTACCGCCAGGCATCGAACTGACCGAAGCCGATTTGCAGCATGACCTCGACCGTCGTCGTCCGGGCACCTCTCGCTACACCACGCAGCGTCGCGAGCCGGACCAGGTCAAAATTCTCTCCGGCGTCTTTGAAGGCCGTACCACCGGCACCAGCATTGGTCTGCTAATTGAAAACACCGATCAGCGCTCCCAGGACTACGGCGCCATCAAGGACGTGTTCCGTCCAGGCCATGCCGACTACACCTACGAACAAAAGTACGGCTTCCGCGACTATCGCGGCGGCGGACGTTCCTCCGCGCGTGAAACCGCGATGCGCGTGGCGGCTGGCGCCATTGCTAAGAAATACCTGCAGCAAAAATTTGGCATCGTGATCCGCGGCTGTCTGACCCAGATGGGCGACATTCCGCTGGCGATCAAAGACTGGGATCAGGTCGAGCAAAACCCGTTCTTCTGTGCGGATGCCGACAAGCTGGACGCGCTGGACGAACTGATGCGCGGTCTGAAAAAAGAGGGCGACTCCATTGGGGCGAAAGTCACCGTCGTGGCCGATGGCGTCCCGCCAGGCTGGGGCGAGCCGGTATTTGACCGTCTCGATGCCGACATCGCGCACGCGCTGATGAGCATCAACGCGGTGAAGGGCGTTGAGATTGGCGACGGTTTTGACGTGGTATCCCTGCGCGGCAGCCAGAATCGCGACGAAATCACGAAAGCGGGCTTCCAGAGCAACCACGCGGGCGGCATTCTGGGCGGGATCAGCAGCGGGCAGCAGATTATTGCCAATATCGCGCTGAAACCAACTTCAAGCATTACCGTGCCGGGCCACACGATTAACCGCGATGGCGAAGAAGTTGAGATGATCACTAAAGGACGTCACGATCCGTGCGTGGGGATCCGCGCGGTACCGATCGCGGAAGCGATGCTGGCGATCGTGCTGATGGATCACTTCCTGCGCCAGCGCGCGCAGAATGCGGATGTGACGACCACCATTCCACGCTGGTAA
- the mnmC gene encoding bifunctional tRNA (5-methylaminomethyl-2-thiouridine)(34)-methyltransferase MnmD/FAD-dependent 5-carboxymethylaminomethyl-2-thiouridine(34) oxidoreductase MnmC, giving the protein MKQNAIQPANLEFNAEGTPVSRDFDDVYFSNDNGLEETRYVFLDGNQLSTRFPAHPRSLFVVAESGFGTGLNFLTLWQAFNQFHAAHPEATLQRLHFISFEKFPLTAHDLRLAHQRWPELAPWAEQLQAQLPPHIGGCHRLILDGGRVTLDLWLGDINDLTDRLDDSMNQKVDAWFLDGFAPAKNPDMWSQHLFNAMARLARPGATLATFTSAGFVRRGLQEAGFTMQKTKGFGRKRDMLVGRMEQTLDIPAQTPWFARRASASRDVAIVGGGIASALLSLALLQRGWQVTLYCTDDAPASGASGNRQGALYPLLSAHDPALFQFFPAAFTFARRLYDALPVTFDHDWCGVTQLGWDEKSQQKIAQMLSLGLPEEIARAVSAQEVADTAGVETGCGGIQYPLGGWLCPAELTAAVIALAQSRGLTTHYAHKVESLSRTERWDLRFADGKEASHASVVLANGHHISQFIQTAALPVYPVGGQVSHIPTAPALGKLRQVLCYDGYLTPQNPSNGHHCIGASYHRGETDMRYSEADQAQNRQRLIDCFPDAAWAKEVDVSEGDARCGVRCATRDHLPMAGNAPDYDATLAAYQDLAENKETAVAAPVYPELFMLGGLGSRGLCSAPLLAEVLAAQMSDEPIPLDRVTLAGLNPNRLWVRKLLKGKMVK; this is encoded by the coding sequence GTGAAACAAAACGCTATACAACCCGCCAACCTCGAATTCAACGCTGAGGGTACACCTGTTTCCCGAGATTTTGATGACGTCTATTTTTCTAATGATAACGGACTCGAAGAAACTCGCTATGTTTTCCTCGACGGAAACCAGCTCAGCACCCGCTTCCCGGCGCACCCGCGGAGCCTGTTTGTGGTCGCGGAAAGTGGATTCGGCACCGGTCTGAATTTTTTAACCCTCTGGCAGGCGTTTAATCAGTTCCACGCTGCTCACCCTGAGGCTACGCTACAAAGATTACATTTCATCAGTTTCGAAAAATTCCCGCTCACCGCGCACGATCTGCGGCTTGCCCACCAGCGCTGGCCGGAGCTTGCGCCCTGGGCAGAACAGCTTCAGGCGCAGTTGCCGCCCCACATCGGCGGCTGTCACCGTCTGATTCTGGACGGTGGACGCGTCACGCTGGACTTATGGCTCGGCGACATCAACGACCTGACCGACAGGCTCGATGATTCGATGAATCAGAAGGTCGACGCGTGGTTCCTGGACGGTTTTGCTCCCGCCAAAAACCCGGACATGTGGAGCCAGCATCTGTTTAACGCGATGGCGCGGCTGGCGCGCCCTGGCGCAACGCTTGCCACCTTCACCTCGGCGGGCTTTGTCCGCCGTGGGTTGCAGGAGGCGGGCTTTACCATGCAGAAGACCAAAGGCTTTGGCCGCAAGCGCGACATGCTGGTCGGCAGGATGGAGCAGACGCTGGACATCCCCGCTCAGACGCCCTGGTTTGCGCGCCGCGCCAGCGCATCGCGCGACGTAGCGATCGTTGGCGGCGGGATCGCCAGCGCCCTGCTCTCGCTCGCGCTTCTCCAGCGTGGCTGGCAGGTCACGCTCTACTGCACTGACGACGCGCCCGCCAGCGGCGCATCCGGCAACCGTCAGGGGGCGCTCTATCCGCTTTTAAGCGCACACGATCCGGCCCTGTTCCAGTTTTTCCCCGCGGCCTTTACCTTCGCCCGCCGCCTGTACGACGCCCTGCCGGTAACGTTCGACCATGACTGGTGCGGCGTAACGCAGCTCGGCTGGGATGAGAAGAGCCAGCAGAAGATCGCGCAGATGCTGTCGCTGGGCCTGCCGGAAGAGATTGCCCGCGCGGTCAGTGCGCAAGAGGTGGCGGACACCGCTGGCGTAGAAACCGGGTGTGGGGGCATTCAGTACCCGCTCGGCGGCTGGCTGTGTCCGGCTGAACTGACCGCGGCGGTCATTGCCCTGGCGCAGTCGCGCGGGCTGACGACGCATTATGCCCACAAGGTGGAATCGCTCAGCCGGACAGAACGCTGGGATCTGCGTTTTGCTGATGGCAAGGAGGCGAGCCATGCCAGCGTTGTGCTGGCCAACGGGCATCACATCAGCCAGTTTATCCAGACGGCAGCGTTGCCGGTTTATCCGGTCGGCGGCCAGGTAAGCCATATCCCCACCGCGCCTGCGCTCGGCAAACTGCGCCAGGTGCTGTGCTATGACGGCTATCTGACACCGCAAAATCCGTCTAACGGCCATCACTGCATCGGGGCCAGCTATCATCGTGGCGAAACGGATATGCGCTATAGCGAAGCGGATCAGGCGCAAAACCGCCAGCGCCTGATTGACTGTTTCCCGGATGCGGCGTGGGCGAAAGAGGTTGACGTCAGCGAGGGTGACGCGCGCTGCGGCGTGCGCTGCGCCACCCGCGATCATCTGCCGATGGCGGGCAACGCGCCGGACTATGACGCGACGCTTGCGGCCTATCAGGATCTGGCTGAAAACAAGGAAACGGCGGTGGCCGCACCGGTGTATCCGGAGCTGTTTATGCTGGGCGGGCTGGGTTCCCGTGGGCTGTGCTCTGCGCCGCTGCTGGCTGAAGTATTAGCCGCGCAAATGAGCGACGAGCCAATTCCGCTGGACAGGGTTACGCTTGCGGGACTGAATCCGAATCGCTTGTGGGTAAGGAAACTGCTGAAGGGGAAAATGGTTAAGTAA